A region from the Brassica napus cultivar Da-Ae chromosome C8, Da-Ae, whole genome shotgun sequence genome encodes:
- the LOC106387678 gene encoding glycine-rich RNA-binding protein 6, mitochondrial — protein MHYMGLFSKAGNIFRQPRAMQAANAMLQGNLSLTPSKLFVGGLSPTTDVDILKEVFGKFGKIVDVVVVSDRETGVSKGFGFVTYDSIDAANKAMQQMNDQELDGRIIGVNPADSGGGGGGFARRGGYGGGRGGFGRGGFGRGGFGRGGYNFVR, from the exons ATGCATTACATGGGGTTGTTTAGTAAAGCTGGAAACATATTCAGGCAGCCTAGAGCGATGCAGGCCGCGAACGCTATGTTACAGGGCAATCTTTCTTTGACTCCATCCAAACTCTTTGTTGGAG GTCTCTCACCAACTACTGATGTAGATATCTTGAAAGAAGTTTTTGGCAAATTTGGCAAAATCGTTGATG TGGTAGTGGTTTCGGACCGTGAAACTGGTGTATCGAAGGGATTTGGTTTCGTAACATATGATTCCATCGATGCTGCTAATAAGGCAATGCAACAGATGAATGATCAG GAACTTGATGGGAGAATAATTGGAGTGAACCCAGCTGATTCAGGAGGCGGTGGAGGTGGTTTTGCAAGAAGGGGAGGCTATGGTGGTGGCCGTGGTGGATTTGGTCGAGGTGGGTTTGGTCGTGGTGGATTCGGACGTGGTGGCTATAACTTTGTTCGTTAA
- the LOC106387679 gene encoding PLASMODESMATA CALLOSE-BINDING PROTEIN 3 isoform X3 produces the protein MLQKTLDYACGAGADCGPIHQNGPCFNPNTVKSHCSYAVNSFFQKKRQSQGTCDFAGTATVSASDPSYTTCAFPASSSGSGTMTPVTTTPSTRVPTTTNTRPYTVTPSTGGGLGIPAGGFNPDYTDPSYSFGSKLQNPRATTLFLFMLFYLLI, from the exons ATGCTGCAGAAGACTTTAGACTACGCATGTGGCGCAGGAGCTGACTGTGGACCCATTCACCAGAACGGACCTTGCTTTAACCCAAACACCGTCAAGTCTCACTGCTCCTACGCTGTCAACAGCTTCTTTCAGAAGAAACGTCAGTCTCAGGGAACTTGTGACTTCGCCGGCACAGCCACCGTCTCAGCCTCTGATCCCA GCTACACTACTTGTGCTTTTCCTGCAAGTTCCAG TGGAAGTGGGACAATGACACCGGTGACGACAACACCATCGACAAGAGTCCCTACGACAACTAATACAAGACCCTACACAGTCACACCTTCAACAGGAGGTGGTTTAGGGATTCCAGCCGGTGGTTTCAACCCAGACTACACTGATCCATCTTATTCCTTTGGATCCAAACTCCAAAACCCAAGAGCCAccactttatttttattcatgctCTTCTACTTGTTGATCTAG
- the LOC106387680 gene encoding protein IMPAIRED IN BABA-INDUCED STERILITY 1 has product MGCVSSKQTVSVTPAIDHSGVFKNNNACSGSGRVVVEEPSPAVEKKLVSWRSKSGKKSSSKKKSGGSELGTESGRASSNCRSESLSFRLGNLSKYLEAEQVAAGWPSWLSNVAGEAIHGWVPFRSDAFEKLEKIGQGTYSSVFRARETETGRIVALKKVKFDNFEPESVRFMAREILILRRLDHPNVIKLQGLVTSNLSCNIHLVFEYMEHDLTGLLSSPDVSFTTPQIKCYMKQLLSGLDHCHARGVMHRDIKGSNLLVNNEGVLKVADFGLANFCNASGNNKQQPLTSRVVTLWYRPPELLLGATEYGASVDLWSVGCVFAELLLKKPVLQGRTEVEQLHKIFKLCGSPPADYWKKSKLPHAMLFKPQQHYDGCLGETLKDLSEADITLIETLLSVEPHKRGTASTALVSQYFTSEPFACDPSSLPVYSPSKEIDAKHREDATRKKISGNGRRGTEVRKPTRKPPAFAKLPPPNCVQDARRPSQTFQKRYGHSVHNSIDSEASLYGKLQNPSSEHEKEEASSHVKHASQGDVPFSGPLQVSVSSGFAWAKRRKDGSHNRSLSRGYIPNLLGPSPAFSESTDVESKINENEKEEKDSQDREAYEMLKLSMLKKWRQLERPDSFDASDEYHSQELSLALYQREEKSAKLNHLGYEDNDEKIEFSGPLLSQSYGVDELLERQERKIRQLVRKSLFQKGRKQGK; this is encoded by the exons ATGGGTTGTGTCAGCTCGAAGCAAACCGTCTCCGTAACGCCAGCGATCGATCACTCAGGAGTGTTCAAGAACAACAATGCTTGTTCCGGGTCGGGTCGAGTTGTGGTCGAGGAGCCTTCCCCGGCGGTGGAGAAGAAGCTCGTTTCTTGGAGGAGCAAGAGCGGCAAGAAGAGCAGTAGCAAAAAGAAGAGCGGCGGCAGCGAGTTAGGGACCGAGTCGGGCCGAGCGAGTTCGAATTGCAGGAGCGAGTCGTTGAGTTTCCGCCTCGGTAACTTGAGCAAGTACTTGGAAGCCGAGCAGGTCGCCGCCGGCTGGCCTTCATGGCTGAGCAACGTCGCCGGCGAAGCTATTCACGGCTGGGTCCCTTTCCGATCCGACGCTTTCGAAAAACTAGAAAAG ATTGGTCAAGGGACTTATAGTAGCGTGTTCCGAGCACGAGAGACTGAAACGGGGAGGATAGTGGCTTTAAAGAAAGTAAAGTTCGACAATTTTGAGCCGGAGAGTGTTAGGTTCATGGCAAGAGAGATTCTGATACTCAGGAGACTCGATCATCCCAACGTCATCAAACTCCAAGGCTTGGTTACTTCAAATCTCTCTTGCAACATTCATCTCGTATTCGAGTACATGGAGCATGACCTCACCGGTCTTCTCTCAAGCCCTGACGTCAGCTTCACAACTCCACAG ATTAAGTGTTATATGAAACAATTATTGTCTGGACTTGACCACTGTCACGCACGAGGTGTGATGCACCGGGACATCAAGGGTTCGAATCTTCTGGTGAACAATGAAGGAGTTTTAAAGGTTGCTGATTTTGGGCTAGCTAACTTTTGTAATGCTTCTGGGAATAATAAGCAACAACCTCTTACAAGTAGAGTTGTGACTCTATGGTACCGCCCACCTGAGCTTTTGCTTGGTGCAACGGAGTACGGAGCTTCTGTTGATCTGTGGAGTGTTGGCTGTGTTTTCGCCGAGCTTCTCCTCAAGAAACCTGTCCTGCAAGGAAGAACCGAG GTGGAACAGTTGCACAAGATATTCAAACTATGTGGATCTCCACCTGCTGATTACTGGAAGAAGTCCAAACTTCCTCATGCAATGCTTTTCAAACCGCAGCAACATTATGATGGGTGTCTCGGAGAGACCTTGAAAGATTTGTCCGAAGCTGACATCACTCTTATAGAGACTCTTCTTTCTGTAGAGCCACACAAACGTGGGACTGCTTCTACTGCCCTTGTTTCTCAG tATTTCACTTCAGAGCCTTTTGCTTGTGATCCCTCAAGCTTGCCTGTATACTCTCCTAGCAAAGAGATTGATGCAAAGCATCGTGAAGATGCAACAAG gAAAAAGATCAGTGGGAATGGGAGACGTGGGACAGAAGTAAGGAAGCCAACGAGAAAGCCACCTGCATTTGCTAAACTGCCACCACCTAACTGCGTGCAGGACGCACGACGTCCTTCACAGACTTTCCAGAAACGTTATGGTCATTCAGTTCACAACTCCATCGATAGCGAAGCCAGTTTATATGGGAAACTGCAAAACCCATCATCAGAACATGAGAAAGAAGAAGCTTCTTCTCATGTGAAGCACGCGTCACAAGGAGATGTACCTTTCTCAGGGCCTTTGCAAGTCTCAGTATCAAGCGGTTTTGCATGGGCAAAGCGACGAAAAGATGGATCACATAATAGATCTCTCTCAAGAGGTTACATTCCTAACCTGTTGGGACCTTCTCCTGCTTTCAGTGAGAGCACTGACGTTGAGTCTAAGATCAATGAGaatgaaaaggaagaaaaagatTCCCAAGACCGTGAGGCATATGAGATGTTGAAGCTTTCGATGTTGAAGAAGTGGAGACAGCTTGAACGTCCAGATTCTTTTGATGCTTCAGATGAGTATCATTCGCAGGAACTATCATTGGCACTTTatcagagagaagagaagtcaGCAAAACTTAATCACTTG GGTTATGAAGACAATGATGAGAAAATAGAATTCTCAGGTCCCTTGTTGTCTCAATCTTATGGAGTTGATGAGCTTTTGGAGCGTCAAGAACGCAAGATTCGCCAGTTAGTTCGAAAATCTTTGTTCCAGAAAG GTAGGAAACAAGGGAAATGA
- the LOC106387679 gene encoding PLASMODESMATA CALLOSE-BINDING PROTEIN 3 isoform X2: MAVVVLAVILLAMVGHSSGTWCVCREGLSEAMLQKTLDYACGAGADCGPIHQNGPCFNPNTVKSHCSYAVNSFFQKKRQSQGTCDFAGTATVSASDPSYTTCAFPASSSGSGTMTPVTTTPSTRVPTTTNTRPYTVTPSTGGGLGIPAGGFNPDYTDPSYSFGSKLQNPRATTLFLFMLFYLLI, encoded by the exons ATGGCTGTTGTTGTTCTTGCTGTGATTTTGTTGGCTATGGTTGGTCACTCAA GTGGGACATGGTGTGTATGCAGAGAAGGATTAAGCGAAGCAATGCTGCAGAAGACTTTAGACTACGCATGTGGCGCAGGAGCTGACTGTGGACCCATTCACCAGAACGGACCTTGCTTTAACCCAAACACCGTCAAGTCTCACTGCTCCTACGCTGTCAACAGCTTCTTTCAGAAGAAACGTCAGTCTCAGGGAACTTGTGACTTCGCCGGCACAGCCACCGTCTCAGCCTCTGATCCCA GCTACACTACTTGTGCTTTTCCTGCAAGTTCCAG TGGAAGTGGGACAATGACACCGGTGACGACAACACCATCGACAAGAGTCCCTACGACAACTAATACAAGACCCTACACAGTCACACCTTCAACAGGAGGTGGTTTAGGGATTCCAGCCGGTGGTTTCAACCCAGACTACACTGATCCATCTTATTCCTTTGGATCCAAACTCCAAAACCCAAGAGCCAccactttatttttattcatgctCTTCTACTTGTTGATCTAG
- the LOC106387677 gene encoding phosphoserine phosphatase, chloroplastic, with protein MEALLTSRAVPVQVPCRKLSSLSDDLSCLELRRYPCRRGGVSIMSHPRLVRLVTASVQPQRVSALGHQGNTAPSKEILDLWRNVEAVCFDVDSTVCVDEGIDELAEFCGAGKAVAEWTARAMGGSVPFEEALAARLSLFKPSLSKVDEYLEKTPPRLSPGIEELVKKLRDNKIDVYLISGGFRQMINPVASILGIPRENIFANNLLFGNSGEFVGFDEKEPTSRSGGKAKAVQHIRKGSSYKTMVMIGDGATDLEARIPGGGDLFICYAGVQLREAVAAQADWLIFNFEPLINSLD; from the exons ATGGAAGCGTTACTTACTTCAAGAGCTGTTCCTGTTCAAGTTCCCTGTAGAAAGCTCTCATCTTTATCTGATGATTTGTCTTGCCTTGAGTTAAGGAGATATCCTTGTAGAAGAGGCGGTGTCTCGATCATGAGCCATCCCAGATTGGTCCGTCTAGTGACTGCTTCTGTGCAGCCGCAGAGGGTGTCGGCTTTGGGGCACCAAGGCAACACTGCTCCTTCTAAAG AGATTCTTGATCTATGGAGAAATGTTGAAGCTGTATGCTTCGATGTGGATAGCACTGTATGTGTGGATGAAGGTATTGATGAACTTGCTGAGTTCTGTGGAGCTGGAAAGGCTGTTGCTGAATGGACTGCCAG AGCAATGGGTGGAtctgttccatttgaagaagctCTAGCCGCAAGGCTTTCTTTGTTCAAGCCTTCTCTTTCCAAAGTTGATGAATATCTCGAAAAGACACCCCCAAG GCTATCCCCTGGCATTGAAGAGTTGGTCAAGAAGCTCAGAGACAATAAAATCGATGTCTATTTGATATCTGGAGGCTTTCGACAGATGATCAAT CCTGTAGCATCGATTCTTGGCATCCCTCGAGAGAATATATTCGCCAACAATCTTCTATTTGGAAATTCCGGCGAGTTTGTGGGCTTTGATGAGAAGGAACCTACTTCAAGAAGTGGAGGCAAAGCCAAGGCAGTGCAACATATACGAAAG GGTAGTAGCTACAAGACGATGGTCATGATTGGAGACGGAGCTACTGATCTCGAA GCACGTATACCTGGTGGGGGGGACTTGTTCATATGCTACGCTGGAGTTCAGCTTCGTGAAGCTGTTGCAGCACAAGCAGACTGGCTTATCTTCAATTTTGAACCTCTCATTAACTCCTTGGACTAA
- the LOC106387679 gene encoding PLASMODESMATA CALLOSE-BINDING PROTEIN 3 isoform X1 — translation MAVVVLAVILLAMVGHSMRLCVGGTWCVCREGLSEAMLQKTLDYACGAGADCGPIHQNGPCFNPNTVKSHCSYAVNSFFQKKRQSQGTCDFAGTATVSASDPSYTTCAFPASSSGSGTMTPVTTTPSTRVPTTTNTRPYTVTPSTGGGLGIPAGGFNPDYTDPSYSFGSKLQNPRATTLFLFMLFYLLI, via the exons ATGGCTGTTGTTGTTCTTGCTGTGATTTTGTTGGCTATGGTTGGTCACTCAA TGCGTCTGTGTGTAGGTGGGACATGGTGTGTATGCAGAGAAGGATTAAGCGAAGCAATGCTGCAGAAGACTTTAGACTACGCATGTGGCGCAGGAGCTGACTGTGGACCCATTCACCAGAACGGACCTTGCTTTAACCCAAACACCGTCAAGTCTCACTGCTCCTACGCTGTCAACAGCTTCTTTCAGAAGAAACGTCAGTCTCAGGGAACTTGTGACTTCGCCGGCACAGCCACCGTCTCAGCCTCTGATCCCA GCTACACTACTTGTGCTTTTCCTGCAAGTTCCAG TGGAAGTGGGACAATGACACCGGTGACGACAACACCATCGACAAGAGTCCCTACGACAACTAATACAAGACCCTACACAGTCACACCTTCAACAGGAGGTGGTTTAGGGATTCCAGCCGGTGGTTTCAACCCAGACTACACTGATCCATCTTATTCCTTTGGATCCAAACTCCAAAACCCAAGAGCCAccactttatttttattcatgctCTTCTACTTGTTGATCTAG